In Nocardia sp. NBC_00403, one DNA window encodes the following:
- a CDS encoding GMC oxidoreductase: MERPSDQVRGTMDRRGFVKGVGLAAMMLGLAGGSTLATARSLARADDHGLNPSAAVYRALVPEIFAPLPDPADHVPAIVVGSGFGASITALRLAQSGTEVAVLERGSRWPNDLWRDIFTVDTIPDGRGFWHRTSFTGVTGIPMSFDPFGGVLDVSSYPGIDVWRGACVGGGSVVFTGVMIEPEQRFFDHVFGGVVDYHEMHDVYYPRVRNMLRPSPIPDDIYHSVAFAHARAWDDQFRAAGYVPQRIDGTWNWNVIRDELAGRSTPSATVGCSNLGNSNGAKFDLNQNYLRYAENTGVARIYPGHRVDAIAKEPGASGRYTVTVTKLAPTGEVLRIRTLTCDKLFLGAGSIGTSELLVRARETGALPNLNEHIGEGWGSNGDVGLARPLDSLDVGLQGTPSASRILDEAGAPVSLENWFIPGATPFDIGTLASLGIVLDDTRGRFVYNPADGRVDLQWPEDGAAGYLARAQEVNDKAACHCLSLAPPVIGGDASFTSHPLGGAVIGRATDGHGRVHGYRGLYVMDGAAVPGSTGTVNPSLTISALAERNIEQIIRSGE, translated from the coding sequence ATGGAGCGACCTTCAGATCAGGTGCGCGGCACAATGGACAGGCGCGGTTTCGTCAAGGGCGTCGGCCTGGCCGCTATGATGCTGGGCCTTGCGGGTGGAAGCACGCTGGCGACGGCCCGGTCCCTGGCGCGGGCCGACGACCACGGCCTGAACCCGAGCGCGGCGGTATACCGCGCACTGGTGCCGGAAATCTTCGCGCCGCTGCCGGATCCGGCCGACCATGTGCCTGCGATCGTCGTCGGCTCTGGGTTCGGGGCGTCGATCACCGCGCTGCGCCTGGCGCAGTCCGGGACCGAGGTCGCGGTGCTCGAGCGTGGGTCACGCTGGCCGAATGATCTGTGGCGCGACATCTTCACCGTCGACACGATTCCGGATGGTCGCGGCTTCTGGCATCGCACCTCCTTTACCGGCGTGACCGGGATCCCCATGTCGTTCGATCCGTTCGGCGGTGTCCTCGACGTTTCCAGCTACCCGGGCATCGACGTGTGGCGCGGAGCGTGTGTGGGCGGCGGGTCGGTGGTGTTCACCGGGGTGATGATCGAGCCGGAGCAGCGGTTCTTCGACCATGTGTTCGGCGGTGTGGTCGACTACCACGAGATGCATGATGTCTACTACCCCCGGGTCCGAAATATGCTGCGGCCGAGCCCGATCCCGGACGACATCTATCACTCCGTCGCGTTCGCACACGCGCGGGCCTGGGATGATCAGTTCCGCGCGGCCGGCTATGTGCCGCAGCGCATCGACGGCACGTGGAATTGGAACGTCATCCGCGACGAGCTGGCCGGACGATCGACGCCGTCGGCGACGGTCGGCTGTTCGAACCTCGGCAATTCCAACGGCGCGAAGTTCGATCTGAATCAGAACTACCTGCGCTATGCCGAGAACACCGGCGTTGCCCGGATCTACCCCGGCCACCGAGTGGACGCCATCGCCAAGGAACCGGGAGCGTCGGGTCGTTATACCGTTACCGTGACCAAACTCGCACCTACCGGTGAGGTGCTCCGTATCCGGACGCTGACCTGCGACAAGCTATTCCTCGGTGCGGGCTCCATCGGCACCTCCGAGCTACTGGTGCGCGCACGGGAGACCGGCGCGCTGCCGAACCTGAACGAGCACATCGGCGAAGGCTGGGGCAGCAACGGTGATGTCGGCCTGGCACGGCCGCTCGACTCGTTGGACGTAGGTCTGCAGGGCACGCCGTCCGCGAGCCGGATTCTGGACGAGGCGGGCGCACCTGTGTCGCTGGAGAACTGGTTCATCCCCGGCGCAACGCCTTTCGACATCGGCACTCTCGCGTCGCTGGGCATAGTGCTCGACGACACCCGCGGCCGGTTCGTCTACAACCCGGCCGACGGGCGGGTGGACCTACAGTGGCCTGAAGACGGCGCTGCCGGCTACCTCGCGCGAGCGCAGGAGGTCAACGACAAGGCGGCCTGCCACTGCCTGTCCCTCGCCCCACCGGTCATCGGTGGGGACGCCTCATTCACCTCGCATCCTTTGGGCGGCGCAGTGATCGGACGCGCAACGGACGGGCACGGTCGGGTGCATGGTTATCGAGGCCTGTACGTGATGGACGGGGCGGCTGTGCCCGGCAGCACTGGAACAGTGAACCCGTCGTTGACGATCAGCGCGCTGGCTGAGCGCAATATCGAACAGATAATCCGTTCTGGGGAGTAG
- a CDS encoding cytochrome P450 yields MLTRAWIRWLVLHGLARSYLVWSARRGDPLAQILAGPDRGLGAPRSIEEIRRRGRMPTISRVRVTADHELCRLILRDRRFGVVTPNNRALPKPIRWVLTKTDLELPNLAEPPSMLVTDPPEHAHYRRLVGQAFTPKAIAKLGERVVEVTDDLLERLKSTPRPDLIDDFSAQLPIAIIAEILGLPADMHSTMLKWGDTGAPLLDRGLTWTTFRRAIEDLAEGQRYFEQHIAGLSAEPGDDVLSMLVTGGELTRREQVANAALLLDAGFLTTVNMLGNGIALLTSHPDQLDMLTARPELWPGAVEEILRYDGPIRITGRIASCDVDIADQHVKSGSLVLLLLAGANKDPTVFPDPERFDVTRANAAEHLSFSSGVHGCLGASLARLEGAVALRGLFERYPDLRLDGPPIPRGLVNLNSYRSMPAKLSAD; encoded by the coding sequence ATGTTAACGCGCGCGTGGATTCGGTGGCTGGTCCTGCATGGCCTGGCAAGGTCCTATCTCGTGTGGTCGGCGCGTCGGGGCGATCCCCTCGCGCAGATCCTGGCCGGTCCGGATCGCGGGCTCGGAGCGCCTCGATCCATCGAGGAGATCCGGCGGCGGGGACGGATGCCCACGATATCGAGGGTTCGCGTGACCGCGGACCACGAACTGTGCCGACTGATCCTGCGGGACCGTCGCTTCGGCGTGGTCACGCCCAACAATCGAGCCCTGCCGAAGCCGATCCGCTGGGTGCTGACCAAGACCGATCTGGAACTTCCCAACCTCGCGGAACCGCCCTCGATGCTGGTGACCGATCCGCCGGAACACGCCCACTACCGACGCCTGGTCGGGCAAGCATTCACGCCGAAGGCGATAGCCAAACTGGGGGAACGGGTTGTCGAAGTAACCGATGACCTGCTCGAACGCCTGAAATCGACGCCGCGACCGGATCTGATCGACGACTTCTCCGCGCAGTTGCCCATCGCGATCATCGCCGAGATTCTCGGGTTGCCCGCCGACATGCATTCGACCATGCTGAAGTGGGGAGATACCGGTGCGCCGCTGCTCGACCGAGGCCTGACCTGGACCACTTTCCGCCGCGCCATCGAAGACCTGGCCGAGGGGCAGCGGTACTTCGAACAGCACATCGCCGGGCTCAGCGCCGAACCGGGCGATGATGTGCTCAGTATGCTGGTGACAGGTGGCGAGCTCACCCGCCGCGAGCAGGTGGCCAACGCGGCCCTGCTGCTGGACGCCGGATTCTTGACGACGGTGAACATGCTCGGCAATGGAATCGCGCTGCTGACAAGCCATCCGGACCAATTGGACATGCTGACGGCGCGGCCAGAGCTGTGGCCGGGTGCGGTCGAGGAGATCCTGCGCTACGACGGTCCCATACGGATAACGGGCCGGATCGCGAGCTGTGATGTCGACATCGCCGATCAGCACGTCAAATCCGGTTCCCTGGTCCTGCTGTTGCTGGCGGGCGCCAATAAGGACCCCACCGTCTTCCCCGATCCCGAACGATTCGATGTGACCAGGGCCAACGCCGCAGAACATCTCTCGTTCAGCAGCGGGGTGCACGGCTGCCTGGGGGCCAGTCTTGCCCGACTGGAAGGCGCCGTCGCACTGCGCGGGCTCTTCGAGAGGTACCCGGATCTGCGTCTGGACGGCCCGCCGATCCCGCGTGGCCTGGTGAATCTGAACAGCTACCGCTCGATGCCCGCCAAACTATCTGCCGACTAG
- a CDS encoding PPOX class F420-dependent oxidoreductase has protein sequence MTWNEVSNSKYARLTTFKKDGTTVGTPVWVAPDGDRIVVWTNPYTWKVKRIRRNPDVTVQVCDNRGRTGGGEILAGTAEILGPEGTERVRDLVADKYGLVGKLAIRGHKLIRGADRSVGIVITPRAAAGE, from the coding sequence ATGACGTGGAATGAAGTGAGCAATAGCAAGTACGCGCGGCTGACTACTTTCAAGAAAGACGGCACTACGGTCGGAACTCCGGTCTGGGTGGCGCCGGACGGCGACCGCATCGTGGTGTGGACCAACCCTTACACCTGGAAGGTCAAGCGCATCCGGCGCAATCCGGATGTCACGGTCCAGGTGTGCGACAACCGCGGTCGCACCGGAGGCGGGGAGATCCTCGCCGGGACTGCCGAGATTCTGGGCCCCGAGGGCACCGAGCGGGTGCGCGACCTCGTCGCCGACAAGTACGGCCTTGTCGGCAAACTCGCCATTCGCGGGCACAAGCTGATCAGGGGCGCGGATCGGTCTGTCGGCATCGTCATCACACCTCGCGCCGCCGCTGGGGAGTAA
- a CDS encoding helix-turn-helix transcriptional regulator — MVRLPLTPAQVEAGRRLGTRLRAARADRDLTETAAAAGISPETLRKIETGRLPTPAFGTIVSVAAVLDIPLEELADAWRSAGLAESA; from the coding sequence ATGGTTCGCCTCCCACTGACGCCCGCACAGGTCGAGGCCGGTCGCCGCCTCGGCACCCGGCTGCGCGCCGCTCGCGCGGACCGCGACCTCACCGAAACCGCTGCCGCAGCAGGAATCTCGCCGGAAACCCTCCGAAAGATCGAGACCGGCCGCCTCCCCACCCCCGCCTTCGGCACCATCGTGTCCGTCGCCGCGGTTCTCGACATTCCCCTGGAAGAACTAGCCGACGCCTGGCGCTCAGCCGGTCTCGCCGAATCCGCTTGA
- the map gene encoding type I methionyl aminopeptidase — MVELKSRDEIARMRVAGEFVAEILAALRQHAQVGVNLLDLEAIARERIRQRGAESCYWDYAPSFGRGPFRNTVCLSVNDAVLHGLPFDYVLRDGDVLSMDLAIGVDGWVADSAVSVIVGRAAPEDVQLVRATEEALAAAIAVALPGNRIGDISAAIADVAHGYGYPVNTEFGGHGLGRTMHEDPHIPNAGRAGRGYRLRPGLTIAIEPWFAATTDQIYTDPDGWTIRSADGSRTAHSEHTVAITADGPEILTLVG, encoded by the coding sequence ATGGTGGAGCTGAAGAGCCGCGACGAGATTGCGCGGATGCGAGTCGCGGGGGAGTTCGTCGCGGAGATCCTGGCAGCGCTGCGGCAGCACGCGCAGGTCGGCGTGAACCTGCTGGACCTGGAAGCTATTGCGCGGGAACGGATTCGGCAACGGGGCGCGGAGTCGTGCTACTGGGATTACGCGCCGTCGTTCGGGCGGGGCCCGTTCCGTAACACCGTCTGTTTATCGGTCAATGACGCTGTGCTGCACGGTCTTCCGTTCGACTACGTGCTGCGTGATGGCGATGTGCTGAGCATGGATCTGGCGATCGGCGTCGACGGTTGGGTGGCGGATTCGGCAGTCAGCGTGATCGTCGGCCGGGCCGCGCCGGAGGATGTCCAACTGGTGCGGGCCACGGAGGAGGCCTTGGCTGCGGCAATCGCAGTGGCGTTGCCCGGCAATCGGATCGGAGATATCTCCGCCGCGATCGCGGATGTGGCGCATGGCTACGGGTATCCGGTGAACACCGAATTCGGCGGGCATGGCCTCGGGCGCACCATGCACGAAGACCCGCACATACCGAACGCGGGGCGCGCCGGGCGCGGATACCGGCTTCGGCCGGGGCTGACGATTGCCATCGAGCCCTGGTTCGCGGCCACGACCGACCAGATCTACACCGATCCCGACGGTTGGACGATTCGGTCGGCCGATGGCTCGCGCACCGCGCACTCCGAGCACACCGTGGCGATCACCGCCGATGGACCGGAGATCCTGACGCTGGTCGGATGA
- a CDS encoding PadR family transcriptional regulator, producing MSVVRLLVLGVMRLRQPTYGYAVRRELLSWRAETWTNVKPGPIYHALRQLTQEGKLSALGTEGSDQGPGRTLFEVTEAGEAEFRALMDEALVSIDMEELGAAIAFMDALPRAHVIEKLREQRRRSEAVRNDLLAMIPSFPGRYEPPHATDLLELWSGVFGHLAGWTGGLLERLEAGEYRMPDRPNTLPS from the coding sequence ATGTCGGTCGTTCGGCTGCTCGTCCTCGGTGTGATGCGGTTGCGTCAACCCACCTACGGCTATGCGGTGCGCCGCGAATTGTTGTCTTGGCGTGCGGAAACGTGGACGAACGTCAAACCGGGCCCGATCTATCACGCGCTCAGGCAGCTGACCCAGGAAGGCAAACTCAGCGCCTTGGGGACCGAGGGCAGCGATCAGGGCCCCGGCCGCACCCTGTTCGAAGTCACCGAAGCCGGCGAGGCAGAGTTTCGCGCGCTGATGGACGAGGCGCTGGTGAGCATCGACATGGAAGAACTCGGCGCCGCGATCGCGTTCATGGACGCGCTGCCGCGTGCTCACGTCATCGAGAAGCTGCGCGAACAGCGCCGCCGCAGCGAAGCCGTCCGCAACGACCTGCTCGCCATGATTCCCTCGTTCCCCGGCCGCTACGAACCACCACACGCCACCGACCTGCTCGAACTGTGGAGCGGAGTGTTCGGTCACCTGGCCGGGTGGACCGGCGGCCTGCTCGAACGGTTGGAAGCGGGCGAATACCGGATGCCCGACCGACCGAATACGCTGCCCTCATGA
- a CDS encoding PPOX class F420-dependent oxidoreductase — MTNTLGAVGKADYVLLTTFRKDGTPVGTAVWAAADAGKLYVWTVTDSWKVKRLRRNAAVTVQPCSASGKPHGEVIEGTGRVLDAEGTERVRKLLKKKYWLLGPLVILGSTLRRGKAATIGIEITPVA; from the coding sequence ATGACGAACACGCTCGGGGCCGTCGGCAAGGCGGATTATGTTCTGCTGACAACGTTCCGGAAGGACGGCACACCCGTCGGCACCGCCGTGTGGGCGGCGGCCGACGCAGGCAAGCTGTATGTGTGGACGGTGACCGACAGTTGGAAGGTGAAACGACTGCGTCGCAACGCGGCCGTCACGGTGCAGCCGTGCAGCGCCTCGGGCAAGCCGCACGGCGAGGTGATCGAGGGCACCGGGCGGGTGCTCGATGCGGAGGGCACCGAGCGGGTCCGCAAGCTACTCAAGAAGAAGTACTGGCTGCTCGGCCCGCTGGTCATTCTCGGAAGCACCCTGCGCCGTGGCAAAGCGGCCACCATCGGCATCGAAATCACACCCGTCGCCTGA
- a CDS encoding TldD/PmbA family protein: MPAGAVVEQALALSRADEAIVIVTDANEASLRWAGNSMTTNGSSISRDWAVISVFRDGPNSARVGSISSTSVDPKDIEAMVRASEAAARTAEPAKDAMPLLTPDIDNAADWAAAPGSTGIEVFTDLARDLSKGFDGADRLYGFAHHQIHTTWLGTSTGIRRRFVQPTGSVEINGKRGDGADLASAWVGVGTADFTDVDIPRLLTELARRLDWSKRRVELPAGRYETLLPPSAVADLMIYMAWEMEGRGAQEGHTAFARAGGTRIGERLTDIPLTLYSDPRAGGLEYRPFVATSASSEALSVFDNGMPAQRVDWLRDGVIESLVYPRATAAEFDAPTTLPAENLLLTGGSDADLDDMIARTQRGLLLTTLWYIREVDPATLLLTGLTRDGVYLVENGEVTAAVNNFRFNESPIDLLRRVSEAGATETTLPREWKDWFTRTAMPPLRIPDFHMSSVSQAT; encoded by the coding sequence ATGCCCGCGGGCGCGGTCGTCGAGCAGGCGCTCGCCCTCTCGCGCGCGGACGAGGCAATAGTGATCGTCACCGACGCCAACGAGGCTTCACTGCGGTGGGCAGGCAATTCGATGACCACCAACGGCTCCTCGATTTCCCGCGACTGGGCGGTGATCTCGGTCTTCCGCGACGGACCGAACTCCGCGCGGGTCGGCAGCATCAGCTCGACCAGTGTCGACCCGAAGGACATCGAGGCCATGGTGCGTGCCAGCGAGGCGGCCGCCCGCACCGCCGAACCCGCCAAAGACGCGATGCCGTTGCTCACCCCTGACATCGACAACGCAGCCGACTGGGCGGCGGCGCCGGGCAGCACCGGCATCGAGGTTTTCACCGACCTCGCCCGCGACCTGTCCAAGGGTTTCGACGGTGCCGATCGCCTCTACGGTTTCGCCCACCACCAGATCCACACCACCTGGCTCGGCACCTCGACCGGTATCCGACGCCGGTTCGTGCAGCCCACCGGTTCGGTGGAGATCAATGGAAAACGCGGCGATGGGGCCGATCTGGCCAGCGCCTGGGTCGGTGTCGGCACCGCTGACTTCACCGATGTCGACATTCCGCGCCTGCTCACCGAGCTCGCACGTCGCCTCGATTGGTCCAAGCGGCGCGTCGAGCTGCCCGCGGGCCGCTACGAAACCCTGCTGCCGCCCTCGGCAGTCGCCGACCTGATGATCTACATGGCCTGGGAGATGGAGGGCCGCGGCGCGCAAGAGGGTCACACCGCCTTTGCCCGCGCGGGCGGTACCCGAATCGGTGAGCGGCTCACCGACATTCCGCTGACCCTGTACTCCGACCCGCGGGCCGGTGGTCTCGAATACCGTCCGTTCGTCGCGACATCCGCTTCCTCGGAGGCGCTCTCGGTCTTCGACAACGGCATGCCCGCACAGCGGGTCGACTGGTTGCGCGACGGCGTCATCGAATCTCTCGTCTATCCGCGCGCCACCGCCGCCGAATTCGATGCGCCCACCACGCTGCCCGCCGAGAACTTGCTGCTCACCGGCGGCTCCGACGCCGATCTCGACGATATGATTGCCCGCACCCAACGCGGCCTGCTGCTCACCACGCTCTGGTACATCCGCGAGGTCGACCCGGCCACACTGCTGCTGACCGGACTCACTCGTGACGGCGTCTACCTCGTCGAGAACGGGGAAGTCACCGCCGCTGTCAATAACTTCCGCTTCAACGAGAGCCCCATCGATCTACTGCGCCGCGTCAGTGAAGCGGGTGCGACCGAGACCACGCTCCCCCGCGAATGGAAGGACTGGTTCACCCGGACGGCCATGCCGCCGTTGCGAATTCCCGACTTCCACATGTCTTCGGTCAGTCAGGCGACCTGA
- a CDS encoding TldD/PmbA family protein, with protein MSIATSKDVDAEFLSLPLTALADAALSAAKAAGAEHADLRVHRLVTQSIRLRDGRVEAITNATDLGFAVRVVVDGTWGFASHAALTPQAATEVARRAVTVATTLRALNRERVELAAEPRYDNVRWVSSYDIDPFAVSTTDKVALLQDYSGRLSAADGVDHVTSSVLQVKEQTFYADTAGSTITQQRVRLYPQFEAITVDSAAGVFETMRTLAPPAGRGWEYLTGTDSTWDWGGELAQIPGWLTEKVKAPTVQAGPTDLVIDPTNLWLTIHESIGHATEYDRAIGYESAYAGTSFATPDKLGTLPYGTPIMHVTGDRTQEHGLATVGYDDEGVAGQRWDLVRDGVLVGYQLDRVFAPRLGLDRSNGCSYADSPHHVPIQRMANVSLQPDPTHDTTTEELISRVENGIYIVGDKSWSIDMQRYNFQFTGQRFFRIRDGKLDGQLRDVAYQATTTDFWGSMEAVGGPSTWRLGGAFNCGKAQPGQVAAVSHGCPSILVRGINILNTRTEAGQ; from the coding sequence GTGAGCATCGCGACTTCCAAGGATGTGGACGCCGAGTTCCTTTCGCTGCCGCTGACCGCGCTCGCCGATGCCGCGTTGTCCGCGGCGAAGGCGGCGGGGGCAGAGCACGCGGATCTGCGAGTACACCGGCTGGTCACCCAGTCGATCCGCTTGCGAGACGGCCGAGTGGAGGCAATCACCAATGCGACCGATCTCGGTTTCGCGGTCCGCGTGGTGGTCGACGGCACGTGGGGCTTCGCCTCGCACGCCGCGCTCACCCCACAGGCCGCGACCGAGGTGGCCCGCCGCGCGGTGACGGTGGCAACGACGTTGCGTGCGCTGAACCGTGAGCGCGTCGAGCTTGCCGCGGAGCCCCGCTACGACAATGTGCGATGGGTGTCGTCGTATGACATCGACCCCTTCGCGGTGTCGACCACGGACAAGGTCGCGCTGCTGCAGGACTATTCGGGCCGACTGTCTGCCGCCGACGGCGTCGACCACGTCACCTCCTCGGTGCTGCAGGTCAAGGAACAGACCTTCTACGCCGACACCGCGGGCTCGACCATCACCCAGCAGCGGGTACGGCTGTATCCGCAATTCGAGGCGATCACCGTCGATTCCGCGGCGGGCGTCTTCGAAACCATGCGTACCCTCGCGCCCCCCGCGGGACGCGGCTGGGAGTACCTCACCGGCACGGACAGCACGTGGGACTGGGGCGGCGAGCTCGCACAGATCCCCGGGTGGCTGACCGAGAAGGTAAAAGCCCCGACCGTGCAGGCAGGCCCCACCGATCTGGTCATCGACCCGACCAACCTGTGGCTGACCATCCACGAGTCCATCGGCCACGCCACCGAATACGACCGCGCCATCGGCTACGAATCCGCCTACGCCGGTACCTCGTTCGCGACGCCGGACAAGCTCGGCACCCTGCCGTACGGCACCCCGATCATGCACGTCACCGGCGACCGCACCCAGGAGCACGGTCTCGCCACCGTCGGTTACGACGACGAAGGCGTTGCCGGGCAGCGCTGGGATCTGGTGCGTGACGGCGTCCTCGTCGGCTACCAACTCGACCGCGTGTTCGCTCCGCGTCTCGGGCTGGACCGCTCGAACGGCTGCTCCTACGCCGACTCGCCGCACCATGTCCCGATCCAGCGCATGGCCAACGTCTCGCTACAACCCGATCCCACCCACGACACCACGACCGAAGAACTCATTTCGCGCGTCGAGAACGGCATCTACATCGTCGGCGACAAGTCGTGGTCGATCGACATGCAGCGCTACAACTTCCAGTTCACCGGCCAGCGGTTCTTCCGTATCCGGGACGGCAAGCTCGACGGCCAGCTCCGCGACGTCGCCTACCAGGCGACGACCACCGACTTCTGGGGCTCGATGGAGGCGGTAGGCGGACCGTCCACCTGGCGGCTCGGCGGTGCGTTCAACTGCGGCAAGGCCCAGCCGGGTCAGGTCGCCGCGGTCAGTCACGGCTGCCCATCGATTCTGGTGCGCGGCATCAACATTCTCAACACCCGGACGGAGGCGGGCCAGTGA